The following coding sequences are from one Eucalyptus grandis isolate ANBG69807.140 chromosome 11, ASM1654582v1, whole genome shotgun sequence window:
- the LOC108956284 gene encoding LOW QUALITY PROTEIN: eugenol synthase 1 (The sequence of the model RefSeq protein was modified relative to this genomic sequence to represent the inferred CDS: inserted 1 base in 1 codon) — protein MSIPISSSNKSKILVFGGTGYLGKHVVGASVSSGHPTFVFTRPATPHTPPSNVHLRDEFRSLGVTLIEGELEEHEKMVSVLKQVDIVISVLPNPFSPDQVKIIDAIIAASNIKRFIPSEFGCDVDRTTALPPFQACLDKKKKMRRLIEASAVPYTFVCANCCASYFINLLLHTHDPRPDLVVYGTGDAKAVLNYEQDIAKYTINAAIDPRTRNRVVIYRPPGNVVSQNELISSWEKKTGQGFEKNXVQEDEVIKLSQTLPSPQNIWVSIMHSVFVKGDTTSFDLDEDDLEASSLYPEVEYTTVDQLLDIFLVDPPEPACTPLE, from the exons ATGTCGATCCCGATCAGTAGTTCCAACAAGAGCAAGATCCTTGTTTTCGGAGGCACCGGTTACCTTGGAAAGCATGTCGTGGGGGCAAGCGTGTCGTCTGGCCACCCCACCTTCGTCTTCACTCGGCCGGCCACCCCTCATACGCCTCCTTCCAATGTGCACCTTCGCGACGAATTTCGATCTCTCGGTGTTACTCTTAtcga AGGGGAACTAGAGGAGCACGAGAAGATGGTATCCGTGCTCAAACAGGTCGATATTGTGATCTCGGTGCTCCCGAATCCTTTTTCTCCTGATCAAGTCAAAATAATCGATGCCATAATCGCCGCCAGCAACATAAAG AGGTTCATCCCATCCGAGTTTGGGTGCGACGTGGACAGGACCACCGCCCTCCCGCCATTCCAGGCATGCCtggacaagaagaagaaaatgaggagGCTCATCGAAGCATCGGCCGTTCCCTATACCTTCGTCTGCGCCAACTGCTGTGCTTCATACTTCATCAATCTTCTGCTTCACACACACGACCCTCGACCTGACCTCGTTGTCTATGGGACTGGCGACGCAAAGG CTGTGCTTAATTATGAGCAAGACATCGCCAAATACACGATCAATGCGGCAATCGACCCAAGGACGCGCAACCGTGTTGTGATTTACCGTCCGCCGGGGAACGTAGTCTCTCAGAACGAGCTGATCTCGTCGTGGGAAAAGAAAACGGGTCAGGGTTTTGAGAAAA TGGTGCAAGAGGATGAGGTGATCAAGCTCTCCCAGA CCCTGCCAAGCCCACAAAACATATGGGTGTCCATCATGCACTCCGTATTCGTGAAGGGAGATACGACGAGCTTCGATCTAGACGAGGACGACCTCGAAGCTTCGAGCTTGTATCCAGAAGTCGAGTACACCACCGTCGACCAGCTCCTTGACATATTCCTCGTTGACCCTCCAGAGCCTGCTTGCACTCCATTGGAATGA